The following are encoded in a window of Microcaecilia unicolor chromosome 14, aMicUni1.1, whole genome shotgun sequence genomic DNA:
- the LOC115457445 gene encoding taste receptor type 2 member 40-like, whose protein sequence is MSSTLALDLLKLVLVTSAAKSMISKPIVLCLVIFVVESLIGFLANMFIMVVNGLDVANGQLLSPTDLLLTSLALSRFCFQGILMVTHVMYFFPNVTIRIGTFRSFQVLWMFFNISSLWLATWLCVFYCARIANFSHPLFVYVKVHISQWVPRLLLVSVLLSLACSLSLTTNLDNLTKNNEIFANNTPPLFIGQTFYYPWLIIYISSSAVPFALFWLAATLLLKSLRRHAWQMQRSNAPALQGPMLTAHHSAIKFIRNFFFFYSSYFVALILQVYTTENGASLTCLYNNVVAAYPSLHSVILIISNAKLKQAGARLLHQARGSLKTPTLTLETVSV, encoded by the coding sequence ATGTCCTCCACGCTGGCCCTGGATCTCCTGAAGCTGGTCTTAGTCACCTCAGCTGCTAAAAGCATGATCTCAAAACCTATTGTTCTGTGTCTTGTCATATTCGTGGTGGAGTCACTCATTGGGTTTTTGGCTAACATGTTCATCATGGTGGTAAACGGCCTTGACGTGGCAAATGGCCAATTGCTCAGCCCCACCGACCTCCTCCTTACCAGCTTGGCTCtttccaggttttgcttccaagGGATCCTGATGGTCACACATGTCATGTACTTCTTCCCAAACGTCACCATCAGAATTGGCACGTTCAGGTCCTTCCAGGTCCTCTGGATGTTTTTCAACATTTCTAGCCTTTGGCTGGCCACCTGGTTGTGTGTCTTCTACTGTGCCAGGATTGCCAACTTCAGTCACCCGCTCTTCGTGTACGTGAAGGTACATATCTCTCAGTGGGTGCCACGGCTCCTGCTGGTGTCCGTCCTCCTGTCCCTGGCCTGCAGTCTCTCTTTAACCACGAATTTGGACAACCTCACCAAGAACAATGAAATCTTCGCAAACAACACCCCGCCACTGTTCATTGGGCAGACCTTCTACTATCCTTGGTTGATCATCTACATCTCAAGCTCTGCTGTGCCTTTTGCTTTGTTCTGGCTGGCTGCCACGCTGCTGTTGAAGTCCCTAAGGCGCCATGCCTGGCAAATGCAACGCAGCAATGCGCCAGCGCTCCAAGGCCCCATGTTGACTGCCCACCATAGTGCCATCAAGTTCATCCGCAACTTCTTTTTCTTCTACAGCTCCTACTTTGTAGCTTTGATCCTTCAAGTATATACTACGGAAAATGGAGCATCTCTAACCTGCCTGTACAACAATGTGGTTGCAGCCTACCCTTCCCTGCACTCCGTCATCCTCATTATCAGCAATGCCAAACTGAAGCAGGCTGGTGCCAGGCTCCTACACCAAGCTCGGGGTTCTCTAAAGACACCAACTCTGACACTAGAGACTGTCTCAGTTTAG